The Dunckerocampus dactyliophorus isolate RoL2022-P2 chromosome 16, RoL_Ddac_1.1, whole genome shotgun sequence genome includes a window with the following:
- the LOC129168721 gene encoding phosphatidylinositol-glycan biosynthesis class W protein-like, translated as MDLSEKELKEAFVSNLNGTTLQEVAVGSFLTPLCILNRALILILHHRAKGSLPLPFPPISHLLLDFSVLVLPLVLSCTILSDVLLQVVLSFTFVLLCALCHIYRTGRQTTLATFLGGSVHFKQVPFVTVFRVMVNVQTAISILAVDFRVFPRRYAKTETYGTGVMDFGVGVFVLANGLVCPEARGRNVSGSKMKHISKQVLSVWPLVVLGAARLVFVKISSYQEHVTEYGVHWNFFFTLAIVRVLTSMLLVVFPARKSWVLGLLISGAYQCALETTGLKAFILHNNDRGKDFLHANKEGIFSIAGYVAIYMAGVQMGCYVMQPRSHVRDWLKAIFNLLTATLLVFAALCMCQTFVEPVSRRLANLAFCLWSVAQSLLFISCTGLVDLIVLFSQTSSGCHLVPSSWNSNPGAETKSDEMERWCLVQAVGRNQLLFFLLSNVLTGLTNSLVSTLTSSSCFSVCVLLTYMLINSAVVYVLHLCGVTIKCW; from the exons ATG GACTTGTCAGAGAAGGAGCTGAAAGAAGCGTTTGTCAGTAATCTCAATGGAACCACGTTACAGGAAGTGGCCGTGGGCTCATTTCTCACCCCGCTGTGTATCCTCAATCGAGCGCTCATCCTGATCCTCCACCATCGCGCCAAGGGGAGCCTCCCTCTGCCGTTTCCACCAATTTCTCATCTGCTTCTCGATTTCTCAGTGCTGGTCCTCCCCCTTGTGCTGTCATGCACCATTCTGAGCGACGTTCTTCTTCAGGTGGTCTTGAGCTTCACCTTCGTACTGTTGTGTGCGCTTTGCCACATCTACCGCACCGGGCGCCAGACCACCCTCGCCACCTTCCTTGGCGGGAGCGTTCACTTCAAACAGGTTCCCTTTGTGACCGTCTTTCGAGTGATGGTGAACGTGCAAACAGCCATCAGTATTCTCGCTGTGGACTTTAGAGTCTTCCCAAGGCGATACGCTAAAACAGAAACATATGGAACTGGCGTGATGGACTTCGGGGTTGGAGTGTTCGTCCTCGCCAACGGTCTGGTCTGCCCGGAAGCACGCGGGAGGAACGTCTCTGGATCCAAGATGAAACACATCTCCAAGCAGGTCCTGTCTGTGTGGCCCCTGGTTGTCCTCGGTGCGGCCCGGCttgtctttgtcaaaatcagCAGCTACCAAGAGCATGTGACTGAATATGGTGTCCACTGGAACTTTTTCTTCACACTGGCCATAGTCAGAGTTCTGACTTCTAtgcttttggttgtttttccGGCAAGGAAGTCGTGGGTTTTGGGTCTTCTCATCAGCGGAGCTTATCAGTGTGCTTTGGAGACAACAGGCCTGAAGGCTTTCATCCTGCACAACAATGACAGAGGAAAGGACTTCCTGCATGCCAACAAGGAGGGGATATTCTCCATTGCAGGTTACGTTGCCATCTACATGGCAGGAGTTCAGATGGGATGCTATGTGATGCAGCCCAGATCCCACGTTAGAGACTGGCTCAAAGCCATTTTTAACCTCCTCACGGCTACGTTGCTGGTATTTGCTGCTTTGTGCATGTGTCAGACGTTTGTGGAGCCGGTGTCTCGCCGCTTGGCTAATTTAGCGTTCTGCCTCTGGAGCGTCGCTCAATCGCTGCTTTTTATATCCTGCACCGGTTTAGTGGACCTGATTGTGCTCTTTTCACAGACGTCTTCTGGATGCCACTTGGTACCGTCATCGTGGAACTCAAATCCAGGCGCCGAGACAAAGAGCGATGAGATGGAAAGGTGGTGTCTTGTTCAAGCAGTCGGCAGGaatcagttgttgtttttcttgctcTCAAATGTGTTGACGGGCTTGACCAACTCGCTGGTCAGCACCCTTACTAGCAGCAGTTGCTTTTCTGTGTGCGTCTTGCTGACTTACATGCTGATCAATTCCGCTGTTGTGTATGTTTTACACCTTTGTGGAGTGACTATAAAATGCTGGTAA